In Oscillospiraceae bacterium, the sequence ATGTTCCACCTTATTATTTCATAACAAAATCTATTCACTTGCCCGTCGTTTCCCGCAATGCATCCATAATTGCATCAACGTATAAAACCGTATTGTGCAATCACCTTTTAGGAGCCGATAAGCTTGACTGTGTATGCAAGGCGTTTATTATGTTTAGTGTACTATCGGTTAGCTTGTATATCTGGTGTGCCGCAATGAGTGAACGTAATTAGCCCCGTTCTTGCAGACGACGGTTGTCCTTTATCGCTCTGTTCATTTCACGTTTGGCGTCGCGCTCTGCCGCACTGCTGCGCTTGTCGTGCAAGTGCTTTCCTTTACAGATGGCAAGCTCCATTTTAATTTTGCCGCGCTCGTTGAGATATAGCGCCAATGGAATCAGCGTCATGCTGTCTTGTTGAGATTCTTTAGATAACTTAGCAATTTCACGTTTGTGCAACAGCAATTTCCGTACGCGTAGGGGGTCTTGATTAAATCGATTGCCTTGTTCGTATGGACTGATATGCAAGCCGCGTACGAAAGCTTCGTCGTCTCTGATAAAGACAAATGAGTCTTTTAAGTTTGCCTTGCCAAGACGTATGGATTTGACCTCAGTGCCAACGAGCGATAGACCGGCTTCATAGCGGTCAAGTACAAAGTAGTCATGGAAGGCTTTGCGGTTTTCACATAGTTTTTTCATAGAAATATTATACAGGCAGAGTAGGGGGCTTGTCAAGGCGAAACGTGGCGAGTTGCGCTGTATGCGTTAGGTTGTACGAATGAGGTTCTTTTTTTGTGGATGTCTTCATAGCTTGTATCACGATCAAGTGAAAGAGAGTGCACATATTATGGACAAAACAACGCCGTATACACAATCCGCCATTGTTTTGCCGCGCATTCTACGTGATGCTGCAGCACGACTGACAAATCACGATGCGGTGAATGCCGAAGAGTTCCGTTTGCGTGTGGGACAGGCATTGAGTGTCGTCGTAAATAACAAGGAAATCGCGCTGCCGGTAACGGTTGAACGGGAGCATTTAGAGTTACTGATCGAGACAGTTACGCGAGGATCATACTACGCTGTCAGTGAGCAGCTGCGCTGTGGATATGTCACTATTGAAGGTGGGCATCGCGTAGGATGGACAGGCACGGCGGTAGTAAAAGATGGAAATATTACGGCGTTGCGTGATTTTAGCGGTGCGTGCGTGCGAATTGCGCGGCAGGTTAAAGGCGTTGCGGGTTCATTGATGGCGGCATTATGTCCTGAGCAGAAGTTTGTCAGTACGCTGATTTTATCCCCTCCAGGTGCGGGGAAGACAACGCTGCTGCGCGACATTATCCGCATGATTAGCGGTGGCAGTGCCGTTTGTGCTGCCCATCGTGTCAGTCTCTGTGATGAGCGCGGTGAGGTGGCGGCATTGTGGCAAGGCAAACCTTGCTTTGATGTCGGCGCACGCACAGATGTCCTTAATGGTGGAACAAAGGCAGAAAATTTGCTTATGTTGTTGCGTTCAATGGCGCCGCAAGTCATCGCGCTTGATGAAATCACCGCGCCATCCGATGCCGAGGCGTTGCGGCAATGTGCTCATTGCGGTGTTGAGCTTTTAGCGACCGCGCATGCCAATAATGCGGCGCGTTTTTTTGCGCGGCCGGGGGGTAAGGCGTTGAAAGAACTGTTTAAGCGTGTTGTGTTGATTGACAGACAGAATGGGAAACGGCGATATAGCGTTCGTGATGAAGCGGAGGCATTGATATGTTGAGGATTATCGGAGCGTTGTTGCTCACGGGCGGAACAACTGCATTTGGATTGCAAGCAAGCGCGCAGTTGAGCAAGTGCGTGAGCGTTATTGCGGCGTGGCGTATGGCGGTGGAGCAGCTACAGGCGGAGATGAGCTGCCGTGTGCGTGCTTTGCCGGAGTTGGCGGCGCATTTAGCGGATAACGCACCGGCGATATTGCGCGGAGATTTTCAACGATTGGCGGATATGTTTGAACGGCCCAACGATGAACGGTATGCACAGATTTGGACACGTTGGGCGGAAGGGTTGCCGCTACACGCCGAAGAAAGCATTATTATCATCGAGTTGGGCCAACTGCTGGGACGGTACGAGCTAGACGGCCAGTTAGCGGCACTTGATAGTGTGGAGGCGCGCTTGGCGCAGATTGAGGAACGAGCACAAGTTCGTAAAGATAAATTGTCACGGCTGTATGCTGTGAGTGGGTTGTTGTGTGGGGCAGCTGCGGCAGTAATTTTGCTGTAAGGTTATTGTTTTTAACTGATGGTTAAAATGTGTTTCCTGTCAAGGGCTGGTTTTTTGTAGCGGTGTGCCGTATACTGTTATTAGAATTGGCTCGGAATAATATAAAAGGAGACCGCATTTTATGAGCATAGCCATTGGCGAAAACATCAAACGTTTGCGGAAAGCTAAGAACATTACGCAAGAAAAATTGGCGGAATACCTGAGCGTTTCAGCCCCGACAAGCAAAAAAAGGGTGGACTTTACTCCGCCGTCGTGGTATACTCATGCCGTGGGTAGAAACATTATCTACACCATACCACTTCGCCCACGGAAAGGTCGGTAGTTTATATTTTGTGCACATATATTAGGAGAGCGCAATGAGCAACAAAAATATGGTTGATGAACGCTTTGAACTTGCGGCTGTAATTTGCAGACTCGCCGAGCGTCCCGAATATAGTTCGCCCGATTTTAATGCATTCAACACGGA encodes:
- the smpB gene encoding SsrA-binding protein SmpB, with amino-acid sequence MYNISMKKLCENRKAFHDYFVLDRYEAGLSLVGTEVKSIRLGKANLKDSFVFIRDDEAFVRGLHISPYEQGNRFNQDPLRVRKLLLHKREIAKLSKESQQDSMTLIPLALYLNERGKIKMELAICKGKHLHDKRSSAAERDAKREMNRAIKDNRRLQERG
- a CDS encoding stage III sporulation protein AB; its protein translation is MDKTTPYTQSAIVLPRILRDAAARLTNHDAVNAEEFRLRVGQALSVVVNNKEIALPVTVEREHLELLIETVTRGSYYAVSEQLRCGYVTIEGGHRVGWTGTAVVKDGNITALRDFSGACVRIARQVKGVAGSLMAALCPEQKFVSTLILSPPGAGKTTLLRDIIRMISGGSAVCAAHRVSLCDERGEVAALWQGKPCFDVGARTDVLNGGTKAENLLMLLRSMAPQVIALDEITAPSDAEALRQCAHCGVELLATAHANNAARFFARPGGKALKELFKRVVLIDRQNGKRRYSVRDEAEALIC
- a CDS encoding stage III sporulation protein AB; translated protein: MLRIIGALLLTGGTTAFGLQASAQLSKCVSVIAAWRMAVEQLQAEMSCRVRALPELAAHLADNAPAILRGDFQRLADMFERPNDERYAQIWTRWAEGLPLHAEESIIIIELGQLLGRYELDGQLAALDSVEARLAQIEERAQVRKDKLSRLYAVSGLLCGAAAAVILL
- a CDS encoding helix-turn-helix domain-containing protein, whose translation is MSIAIGENIKRLRKAKNITQEKLAEYLSVSAPTSKKRVDFTPPSWYTHAVGRNIIYTIPLRPRKGR